The Engraulis encrasicolus isolate BLACKSEA-1 chromosome 11, IST_EnEncr_1.0, whole genome shotgun sequence nucleotide sequence agatatacatatttttttgtttatatatttgtttgtttgtttatttatttcactcCTACTTTTACTGTGGTCACCTCTGATTATTAGGTTTCATTCTGTGACTCATAAGCTCTAGCTCTCAGATGTTCAAAAATGCACTTTTGTAAATAGCACGGCATATGTGAGATCATTCAAAACAACCTTTTTTATATAGGTATCTCTCTTTGTTTtttaatactgaaatactgaacaTTATACAGTAAATAAGATTAATTGCTCCAATGTTTTCCTTTTAACAATATTGCTttcatttaaaaattaaaaatactaCTGAAGCCATTACAGTGGAAGGAGTGGTTCAAAACTCTCAAGATGAGTACGGACAAAATTCTAGCTGATAACTCACTTTTTGTCTGCTCATGATAAGCAGTTAATATTGTGGTTTACGCTTTTGTGAGCTGTTAACAGTGTGCATAACCACTGTGAACATGACAGCATGCCATAGCAGTTTATTGACTTACTATTCAGAAATGATaactgcaataataaaaaaagacatcCATACACATAGATCATATATTTAGGCCTTTATTTTATACAGAAACATTCGATGTAAAAGTAGAAAATACAGTACGTTTGCACCTACATCCATTTTGGTTTGTCTACATGAAAACAGTAACAATGCACAAAAATGCTGATTGACTATCGAAGATCATTCATCATCACAATCCTGCAACAAGATCACGTTGCCAACACAGTTTCCACCACAGGACAAATCGCACAGCGGAATATATACATACAAAACCCTTTAACATTCAGCTAAAACACTTATGGCACAAGTTTCTTTGTTGGTTGTCAGAAGGATTTAAAACCAGACCTCCAatggaacaaaaaaaatacagttttctgagaggcatttaaaaaaataaagacaaatgcaaaatgaaataaaagctaTTTGGACCAGTGCAAAACTACAGGACAGAATCAGTAGCACTTTGCTTGCTTAGTAGTCTGCGCACATTTTAACACCATCAGTAGAACAGGATGAAGCCAGCAGCGCTGAGAACAAGGCTGCATCCGAAACACTCCCTCATACACTCCATAGTGCACTACGTAAGATGCATGTTACCTTGTTTTCCCCCTACTTGTGACAAGTGAACATTTCAGAGTCGCCCAGTATCAAGTCTGTAGCCTCTGACTTACACAGAACAATGTAGGGAGCAAAAAAGGAAATTGTAGCCTCTGATGTCGAAATGTGTAACTCGCTGGCTACATAACACGATAATAATACAATAACGCTCACACACCCTTTGGAGTGAACAAGTGTATCATTTCGGACACGGACTCCTCAGTCGGAGTCTCtggcaggaaatgagtgtgaagtgcgaagaagaagaagaagaggggaaaggggaagTGTGTGTCTATCTCACACTCTGGGACATGTGTAGAGGAGTCAGCATCTCCTCAAAGATGGCGCCCTTTACGTTGGAGCCCCGCAGGTTGGCCTCCTGGAGGTCACAGCCAGACAGGTCGCAGTTCTGATGGCGTTGGGAGGAAGAAGGAAAGGGAGATAAAAGAGGTATTAAAGTgggattcattcattaattagaTTAGTAATGGTGTGTTTCATGttacacattatattatattatattatattatattatattatattatattatattatatttttcaCTACAGTATACCACAATGGGTATTTCTGTACTTCTCTTTTTCCATTTCTCAGTGTACATGTTCCTCTACGTTAACACAAGCTGACATTCATACACCTTATCAATCTACTGTATACAGTGCATGACCAAATCGAGGAAATGTCTTAAATTCAGAATAAAGTAAGTGCATATATAAACTACTATCAGTGTCTATTCAGGAGTGCAAAAGGCCATAAGAGACTTTTTCTACATTTCCTACATTCCATTCTACAGTTTTTGCTTTTTGGGACTTTTTTGAACATACAATTTTTTCACTCCTTATGAATTCTTGTAATCATGAGTAAAtaacaataaatatatatttttaaaaaaaagatgctcTCACCTCCAGGTCTGTCCCTGCCAGCGTGGCACCTCGCAGGTTGCAGTTCTTCAGCTTGGCATTCTTCAGGGTGGCCACTCGGAGGTTGATGCCCGTCATCTGGCTGCcctccatctccactcctttCAAATTGGCAcctaatagagtagaatagaatagaatagaatagaatagaatagaatagaatagacattATTATTGTGTATGCATGAAATTTGCCTTTGGACTCAATGTATAGTTTAGACAGGAGTTTTTGGGTCAAAGCTTTTGAGACATTTTTGTGTTATAGAGCAATAATGACAGACAGTGTTTCCATAGATAGTTTCACAATTCTCAAACACCAAAAAACCAGCAGAAGCTCCAAAGAACAATCACCCAATGTTTTAAAAGCTTTGCTTGAGCTTTGTTCAAGTTTCTCCTGGTTGGTACGGTACATCATGTCCGTGTCTGCTAAGATCCTTCTTACCACACCTAGGAACCTGAAGCCTTCACACCCACCTTCTAAATTGGCCTTGATTCCTGCGGGATCCTCAAAATTGCAGCCTTTCAAGGTGGCACCCTCTGCATTGGTACAGAGCATTTTCACACCCTGCAAATTGGCACtctgcaaatacacacaccagACATTACAATTTACACTCATCGCTCATATAGACCAGATCATTAAAAGAATGTGTAACACCTCACAAAACCAAATCATGGCTAAAAACTCAAACTGAACAATGTTTACGATACCCCTATATAATACATGTATGTAATTTCTCTGAATTGCATTGGTGTTTTACATTTAAAACGTGTTAACATATGAATTTACATTGAGGCTGACAAAACTCGAAGAGTGCTTAACATTTTATAATGTACATTTGCCCTTGACATTTCAGCAACACCGTGGCATTTTAAAGTGGATTTAGTGTGCAAGACAGACTACACTGTGTGAACTTACATCAAGGTCGCAACACCCTAACTAACACCTATTATGAACACCTGTATGTACCATACTGAATATTTTAAACACTCTCTCTTCCCAGTTggtgtttgtatttaaatgtaatATATAAAGTGCAATGTGTGTAATGTTTATGATTTGCGTGCAACATATGACTATGATTTCATTACATCGAGGTTGGAGTAGGAGAGGTCTGCCCGCTCCAGGTTGGCACCACAGAGGTTGGAGTGGGTGAGGTTGCAGCAGCTCAAGTTCGCCATCTTGAAGTTGATGTAGCGCAGGTCCAGACGGGACAAGTCTGCACCGCTGAAATTCAAGCCCTGCAATAAaacaaattgcattacattattaactgacgcttttatccacattttttttttaacttacagttattacagggtatccATTTGAGTCTCTGGAGACATTAGGGGTTCTGTGCCTTGatcaatggcacttcagtcatggatggcataggatttgaacttgcaaccttccaCTTGTAAGACTGAGTGCCAAACTATTAGGTCATGGCTGACCCAACAAAAGACTGCAAAagactgcaaaaaaaaaagaagtaataAATTACtataatagtaatataataaCTATTATAGTAGACCAGTTAGTCAGACGAGTAACCAGTGTGGGAAGCGAACTGTGGCAgaatttttacttctacttttacatcACCACTGTAACAAACCGCTGTACAATACCTACTGCACCTTTAAGCAATAAATCATACGGTGTACATGGATGATAAACCCTGTCCTGAGTCAACATGACAGCTCATTACCTGGCAACGTAGCTCAGACTTGGTGGGTGTGGCCAACAGGAAACGGACAAACTCCTTGCGGGAGATCGGCGAATGATCATCAGCTGGCTGGGAGTTCTGAAAAAGTTTTTCAGTACAAATCAGGCAAAGACAAATGCAACTGGAGATCACCCTATACAAAAAAGATTGACATAAAAATGATCTACATAAAACTTCACATATAATAGACTATACACGTTTTACATGGCAAAATACTAGAAAAGACAaagacattatcatcatcatcatgaactGGACATTGGCCTGGCTGTGGGACTATGGTCAGCACTTTCGACCCCACATCTACTGAACGTGGGTTCAAATCCTCATCCAGTTCATTGATTTAGATTTGACAGTGCTAattgtcctccttgtaagtcgctttggtcaagagtgtctgctaaatgtaatgtaatgtaactggaAGCTGTTCTCTCACCCTTATCAAGCCTTCCAACTGCTCTGCCAGCTGTTCCATTCCAAAGAAGCGTGCCTCCTCCAGCACACCTAAGAATGATTCAAGATCCACAAATTCATTTCTGACAACAATAAAAGTCTGCACACAagtacatgacaataatacaacCTGTGTTTATAGCGCAATATTTGCCTAATCTAGATGGAGTAGACGCCCCTAGTGTCCGCAAATTAAACTTGCtactgtaggggtttagctcgctaggctaagcacaatatcacaactaaagttgtctcaatGCGCTCAGAGGGAAAAGGTATACTTCATAGAGTCGTTAGGACACAgccgttaaaggaccagttcagtcaatttcaacatgcagttgtaatgctcacattacgctggacttgtcagtacctgagttttttttttttcttcttcagccttttccgagatcttggtcattgtaatgggggtagcgctttgtttacatttcaattttaaaaatgtatttattcccaaaaacatccgaaaggttatacaacatcagcagacaactagcaaacagcggtaccttttgggaaaatatttggagtaggcttatgttcttttttttttcaaaatgtaaacaaacgctgcccccattagaatagctcatatctcggaaagggcttagccgaaaaatgtggcatcaacgGGTACTgacagggtagcgtgagcaatacaacagcatattgaaattgactgaactggtcctttaagacacagcgttataaatttgctgctaccagaatggcaatgatcaagtcatggtgcattacaaAAGGCAATATGTTATgtcagtgtagtactatggtagtaacttTTCAAGTTCcagagttccactggtggaatggcatgcattatggagctacacatttttgtcttttttttgtccagtacCTATTTTTGATATCTTCAATGGGCTCATTTCTTTCTCAAAAGATTATGTGCCATGGCTCTTATCCCTGAATGCATTTAGAGTTTTTATAGCAAGGTAAGATGCAGTGTAGGCTCATACGTGTATCTACAAAGATGATTATCACACAGTTACCCCGAAGATTGATGCCCTCGTTGATAATGAGCTGTCCGTGCCTGAGGTAGTTAAGTATAGGCTCAAAGTAGTCTGGACTGCGGTCGATGAGGTATGCGCCTTGCTCGTCCTGTTTGTTTCCCCAAACATCTGCTCCAAAAGCACAAATTAAAAGTCAGTGAAATGACATATGAAAGCAGAAGAAgtaaaaaagataaaataggcctatagagtggtgaaaattcaagagacaccgcacactgcttacttttctttactttatttctcggagcgaactaGAGGTGAAAATTGGCTTTACTGATTTACTTTCTATGGCAAATAGTTAATAATTATGTTCACATTCAACCTACCCTTTTCCCTGAACATGTGGGCCAGCATACTGTCTGGTTCCTTGCTCACCAAAGTACTTCTGCAAAGCAATGTGTCACAGGAGGCGTTTAATGTAACAAGATGCACTGTTCCATTAGCACCAGAAGTTTTCGCCTCAGTCACCCTACAGTTTGGCCATGGAAAGGTTGCTCATGCAAactac carries:
- the kctd9b gene encoding BTB/POZ domain-containing protein KCTD9b, whose product is MRKVSVCADSSCNQTFTTENLTVMRRVTLFVNGTSRNGKVVAVYGTIVDLLSVASSKLGIRASNIYNGKGGLIDDIALVRDDDVLYVSEGDSFVDPKEESEDHAEFPIQAHTDWLTLNVGGRCFTTTRSTLVSKEPDSMLAHMFREKDVWGNKQDEQGAYLIDRSPDYFEPILNYLRHGQLIINEGINLRGVLEEARFFGMEQLAEQLEGLIRNSQPADDHSPISRKEFVRFLLATPTKSELRCQGLNFSGADLSRLDLRYINFKMANLSCCNLTHSNLCGANLERADLSYSNLDSANLQGVKMLCTNAEGATLKGCNFEDPAGIKANLEGANLKGVEMEGSQMTGINLRVATLKNAKLKNCNLRGATLAGTDLENCDLSGCDLQEANLRGSNVKGAIFEEMLTPLHMSQSVR